The proteins below are encoded in one region of Pseudomonas entomophila L48:
- a CDS encoding AsmA family protein yields the protein MKAFGKILGLGLLGLLLIIVALGFALTHLFDPNDYKDEIRQLARDKAHVELTLNGDIGWSLFPWLGLELHEASIATLNNPKVPFADLQMLGLSVRVLPLLRREVQMSDVRVEGLNLTLTRDANGHGNWEDIGKPLPDATAANAPAATPGEAPVNPAAKPEPSERMVKLDIDSLTVNNARVLYTDEKAGQSYGAESIQLSTGAVHEGINIPLKASAFLSASQPNIKARTELTGELRFDRKLKRYNLEDMRLSGETSGEPLAGKTLTFVAQGQVLVDLAANVASWSGLKVSANQLRALGELNVRDLDKAPQVSGGLSIAQFDLRTFLDGIGHPLPATADPAAFKKLELVTRLDGTRDSLALEDLAVKLDDSTFTGRVAVEDFAKQALRIRLKADKFDADRYFPAKSDEAKGATAARQAEVKQQEASAVAGAGTTPLPNAPTQQAWSNDKLLPVDRLRALDLQADLSFGALVLDKLPISDAQLTATGQGGLVTLQTLRGGLYNGSFEAKGTVDVRPAVPQIGVNTKINRVPVEHFIKREGPDQAPPVKGLLTLSSDLTATGNSQKALVDTLNGNASFTINDGVLVNANLEQQLCQAIATLNRKQLSGEARGKDTPFQELRGSLVIRNGVASNPDLKARIPGLTVNGNGDLDLRVLGMDYNVGIVVEGDQRAMPDPACQVNERFAGVEVPLRCRGPLELGAKACRLDQDGLGKVAAKLAGNRLKDKIDEKLEEKLGDKVSPELKDALKGLFKR from the coding sequence ATGAAAGCGTTCGGCAAAATCCTGGGGCTGGGGCTGCTCGGGTTGTTGCTGATCATCGTGGCGCTGGGCTTCGCCCTGACCCACCTCTTCGATCCCAACGACTACAAAGACGAGATCCGCCAGCTGGCCCGCGACAAGGCCCATGTGGAGCTCACGCTCAATGGCGACATCGGCTGGAGCCTGTTCCCCTGGCTGGGCCTTGAGCTGCACGAGGCGAGCATCGCCACGCTGAACAACCCCAAGGTGCCGTTCGCCGACCTGCAGATGCTCGGCCTGTCGGTGCGCGTGCTGCCGCTGCTGCGCCGCGAGGTGCAGATGAGCGACGTGCGCGTCGAAGGCCTCAACCTGACCCTGACCCGTGACGCCAATGGCCACGGCAACTGGGAAGACATCGGCAAACCACTGCCTGATGCGACGGCCGCCAACGCACCTGCCGCCACCCCGGGCGAGGCGCCCGTCAACCCAGCTGCCAAGCCGGAACCCAGCGAGCGCATGGTCAAGCTCGACATTGACAGCCTGACCGTCAACAACGCCCGGGTGCTGTACACCGACGAGAAGGCCGGCCAGAGCTACGGTGCAGAGAGCATCCAGCTGAGCACCGGCGCCGTGCACGAAGGCATCAATATTCCGCTCAAGGCCAGCGCGTTCCTCAGCGCCAGCCAACCGAACATCAAGGCACGCACCGAGCTCACCGGCGAACTGCGCTTCGATCGCAAGCTCAAGCGCTACAACCTCGAAGACATGCGCCTGTCCGGCGAAACCTCGGGCGAGCCGCTGGCCGGCAAGACCCTGACCTTCGTCGCCCAGGGCCAGGTGCTGGTGGACCTGGCCGCCAACGTCGCCTCGTGGAGCGGCCTGAAAGTCTCGGCCAACCAACTGCGCGCCCTCGGTGAGCTGAACGTGCGCGACCTGGACAAGGCGCCGCAGGTCAGCGGCGGGCTGTCCATCGCCCAGTTCGACCTGCGCACCTTCCTCGACGGTATCGGCCACCCGCTACCGGCCACCGCCGACCCGGCCGCATTCAAGAAGCTGGAGCTGGTGACCCGCCTCGACGGCACCCGCGACAGCCTGGCCCTGGAAGACCTGGCCGTGAAACTGGACGACAGCACCTTCACCGGCCGCGTCGCCGTGGAAGACTTCGCCAAGCAGGCCCTGCGCATTCGCCTGAAAGCCGACAAGTTCGACGCCGACCGCTACTTCCCGGCCAAGAGCGACGAGGCCAAGGGCGCCACCGCGGCGCGCCAGGCCGAAGTGAAACAGCAGGAAGCCAGCGCCGTCGCCGGTGCCGGCACCACCCCGCTGCCCAACGCCCCGACGCAACAGGCCTGGAGCAACGACAAGCTGCTGCCGGTAGACCGCCTGCGCGCCCTCGACCTGCAGGCCGACCTGTCCTTCGGCGCCCTGGTGCTGGACAAGCTGCCCATCAGCGACGCCCAGCTCACGGCCACCGGCCAGGGCGGCCTGGTGACTCTGCAGACCCTACGCGGCGGCCTGTACAACGGCAGCTTCGAAGCCAAGGGCACGGTCGACGTGCGCCCTGCCGTGCCGCAGATCGGTGTGAACACCAAGATCAATCGCGTCCCCGTGGAGCACTTCATCAAGCGCGAAGGCCCCGACCAGGCGCCCCCCGTCAAAGGCCTGCTGACCCTGAGCAGCGACCTGACCGCCACCGGCAACAGCCAGAAGGCGCTGGTCGACACGCTCAACGGCAACGCCAGCTTCACCATCAACGACGGCGTGCTGGTCAACGCCAACCTGGAACAGCAGCTGTGCCAGGCCATCGCCACCCTCAACCGCAAGCAGCTCAGCGGCGAGGCGCGGGGCAAGGACACGCCGTTCCAGGAACTGCGCGGCAGCCTGGTGATCCGCAACGGCGTGGCCAGCAACCCGGACCTCAAGGCGCGCATCCCGGGCCTGACCGTCAACGGCAATGGCGACCTCGACCTGCGCGTGCTGGGCATGGACTACAACGTCGGCATCGTCGTCGAAGGCGACCAGCGCGCCATGCCCGACCCGGCCTGCCAGGTCAACGAGCGCTTTGCCGGCGTCGAAGTGCCGCTGCGCTGCCGTGGCCCGCTGGAACTGGGCGCCAAGGCCTGCCGCCTGGACCAGGATGGCCTGGGTAAAGTCGCGGCGAAGCTGGCCGGCAACCGCCTGAAGGACAAGATCGATGAAAAGCTCGAAGAAAAACTCGGAGACAAAGTGAGCCCGGAACTCAAAGATGCGCTCAAGGGGCTGTTCAAGCGATGA
- the mutY gene encoding A/G-specific adenine glycosylase has translation MTPQQFSSAVLAWYDQHGRHDLPWQQGITPYRVWVSEIMLQQTQVSTVLNYFDRFMQALPTVQALAEAPEDEVLHLWTGLGYYTRARNLQKAAKIVVEQHGGEFPRSVEQLTELPGIGRSTAGAIASISMGIRAPILDGNVKRVLARFTAQAGYPGEPKVANQLWATAERVTPMTRVNHFTQAMMDMGATLCTRSKPSCLICPLQRGCEAHLHGEETRYPEPKPRKALPQRKTLMPLLTNPEGAILLYRRPSTGLWGGLWSLPELDNLEQLDDLAYQHGLRLAGSQALAGLTHTFSHFQLAIEPWLVRVDPVGPHVAEPDWLWYNLATPPRLGLAAPVKKLLQRAADELIAGEKP, from the coding sequence ATGACACCCCAGCAGTTCTCCAGCGCCGTGCTGGCGTGGTACGACCAGCACGGCCGTCACGACCTGCCCTGGCAACAGGGCATCACCCCGTACCGGGTGTGGGTCTCCGAAATCATGCTGCAGCAGACGCAAGTCAGCACCGTGCTCAACTACTTCGACCGCTTCATGCAGGCCCTGCCCACCGTGCAGGCCCTGGCCGAGGCGCCGGAGGACGAGGTGCTGCACCTGTGGACGGGCCTGGGCTACTACACCCGCGCCCGCAACCTGCAAAAGGCCGCAAAGATCGTCGTCGAGCAGCATGGCGGCGAGTTCCCGCGCAGCGTCGAGCAGCTCACCGAGCTGCCCGGTATCGGCCGCTCCACCGCAGGCGCCATCGCCAGCATCAGCATGGGCATCCGCGCGCCGATCCTCGATGGCAACGTCAAGCGCGTGCTGGCCCGCTTTACCGCGCAAGCGGGCTACCCCGGCGAGCCCAAGGTGGCCAATCAGCTATGGGCCACCGCCGAGCGCGTGACCCCGATGACACGGGTCAACCACTTCACCCAAGCGATGATGGACATGGGCGCCACGCTGTGCACCCGCAGCAAGCCCAGTTGCCTGATCTGCCCATTGCAGCGCGGCTGCGAAGCGCACCTGCACGGCGAAGAGACCCGCTACCCCGAGCCCAAGCCGCGCAAGGCCCTGCCCCAACGCAAGACCCTGATGCCGCTGCTGACCAACCCCGAAGGCGCGATCCTGCTCTACCGCCGGCCCTCCACGGGCCTGTGGGGCGGCCTGTGGAGCCTGCCGGAGCTGGACAACCTCGAACAGCTCGACGACCTCGCCTACCAGCACGGCCTGCGCCTGGCCGGCAGCCAGGCACTCGCAGGCCTGACCCACACCTTCAGCCATTTCCAGCTGGCCATCGAGCCCTGGCTGGTGCGTGTCGACCCCGTCGGGCCGCACGTGGCCGAGCCCGACTGGCTCTGGTATAACCTCGCCACCCCGCCGCGCCTGGGCCTCGCCGCCCCGGTCAAGAAGCTGCTGCAACGCGCGGCCGACGAACTGATTGCAGGAGAGAAGCCATGA
- a CDS encoding oxidative damage protection protein, whose amino-acid sequence MTRTVKCRKYNEELPGLDRPPYPGAKGQDIFEHISQKAWKEWQDHQTMLINEKRLNMMNAEDRKFIQAEMDKFFAGEDYAQAEGYVPPSN is encoded by the coding sequence ATGACCCGCACCGTGAAGTGCCGCAAGTACAACGAAGAGCTGCCAGGCCTGGACCGCCCACCGTATCCGGGCGCCAAGGGCCAGGACATCTTCGAGCACATCTCGCAAAAAGCCTGGAAGGAGTGGCAGGACCACCAGACCATGCTGATCAACGAGAAGCGCCTGAACATGATGAATGCCGAGGACCGCAAATTCATCCAGGCCGAGATGGACAAGTTCTTCGCTGGCGAGGACTACGCCCAGGCCGAAGGCTACGTTCCGCCCTCGAATTGA
- a CDS encoding DUF4234 domain-containing protein, with protein sequence MTSPAELMNKVNRKTLHLVLLSMATGGLYLLVWLFKANQALREATGQPLCSETFVIWLCVCTGLGGAFAGSPEPLVAGLGGLLGLAGWVLWIICAFNARTLLIAYAREHEQPHFRMNGFYTILFNLYYINYCINELGENDTRQQPIYAQTTQA encoded by the coding sequence ATGACATCCCCTGCCGAACTCATGAACAAGGTCAACCGCAAGACCTTGCACCTCGTCCTGCTGTCCATGGCCACCGGCGGCCTCTATCTGCTGGTCTGGCTGTTCAAGGCCAACCAAGCCCTGCGTGAAGCAACCGGGCAACCACTCTGCAGCGAAACCTTCGTCATCTGGCTGTGTGTCTGCACCGGCCTGGGCGGCGCCTTCGCCGGCAGCCCGGAGCCGCTGGTTGCCGGCCTGGGTGGCTTGCTGGGCCTCGCCGGCTGGGTGCTCTGGATCATCTGCGCCTTCAATGCACGCACCTTGCTGATCGCCTATGCACGCGAGCATGAGCAACCTCATTTCAGGATGAACGGCTTCTATACGATCCTGTTCAACCTCTACTACATCAACTACTGCATCAACGAGCTGGGCGAGAACGACACGCGCCAGCAGCCGATCTACGCACAGACCACCCAGGCCTGA
- the ppk2 gene encoding polyphosphate kinase 2 translates to MSEESATLLLPSPADNSAIGKPPTRTRRPRQRKPASPAAAQETITQVSQQPAALEVANARKGSSEDSTSARLSASYPYRTRMRRQDYEKAKHDLQIELLKVQNWVKETGQRIVVLFEGRDAAGKGGTIKRFMEHLNPRGARIVALEKPSEQEKGQWYFQRYIQHLPTAGEMVFFDRSWYNRAGVEKVMDFCSPLQYLEFMRQAPDLERMLCNSGILLFKFWFSVNREEQLRRFISRRDDPLKHWKLSPIDIKSLDKWEDYTAAKEAMFFHTDTADAPWTVIKSDDKKRARINCIRHFLHSLDYPGKDPRVAHAPDPLLVGRAARGFEEDEPATGPL, encoded by the coding sequence ATGAGCGAAGAATCCGCCACCCTCCTGCTGCCGTCGCCTGCCGACAACAGCGCCATCGGCAAGCCGCCCACCCGCACGCGCCGTCCGCGCCAACGCAAGCCTGCTTCCCCCGCCGCCGCGCAGGAGACCATCACCCAGGTCAGCCAGCAGCCCGCCGCTCTGGAAGTGGCCAACGCCCGCAAGGGCAGCAGCGAGGACAGCACCTCGGCACGCCTGTCGGCCAGCTACCCGTACCGCACGCGCATGCGCCGCCAGGACTACGAGAAGGCCAAGCACGACCTGCAGATCGAGCTGTTGAAAGTGCAGAACTGGGTGAAGGAAACGGGTCAGCGCATCGTGGTGCTGTTCGAGGGCCGCGATGCCGCCGGCAAGGGCGGCACCATCAAGCGTTTCATGGAGCACCTGAACCCCCGTGGCGCACGCATCGTCGCCCTGGAGAAGCCCTCCGAGCAGGAGAAGGGCCAGTGGTACTTCCAGCGCTACATCCAGCACCTGCCCACGGCCGGTGAAATGGTGTTCTTCGACCGCTCCTGGTACAACCGCGCCGGGGTCGAGAAGGTCATGGACTTCTGCTCGCCGCTGCAATACCTGGAGTTCATGCGCCAGGCGCCGGACCTTGAGCGCATGCTGTGCAACAGCGGCATCCTGCTGTTCAAGTTCTGGTTCTCGGTGAACCGCGAGGAGCAGCTGCGCCGCTTCATTTCACGTCGCGACGACCCGCTCAAGCATTGGAAGCTCTCGCCCATCGACATCAAGTCGCTGGACAAGTGGGAGGACTACACCGCCGCCAAGGAGGCGATGTTCTTCCATACCGACACCGCTGATGCGCCGTGGACGGTGATCAAGTCGGATGACAAGAAGCGGGCGCGGATCAACTGCATCCGCCATTTCCTGCATTCGCTGGATTACCCCGGCAAAGATCCTCGCGTAGCGCACGCGCCGGATCCGTTACTAGTAGGCCGGGCCGCTCGGGGGTTCGAGGAAGACGAACCAGCAACAGGCCCCCTGTAG
- the gabP gene encoding GABA permease — MSGNNSNDLAQGLKQRHVTMLSIAGVIGAGLFVGSGHAIAAAGPAVLLAYAAAGTLVVLVMRMLGEMAVASPDTGSFSTYADRAIGRWAGFTIGWLYWWFWVLVIPLEANAAAAILHAWFPAVDLWAFSLIITLALTVTNLFSVKNYGEFEFWFALLKVLAIIGFIIVGCAAMFGMVPSSQVSGISHLFDTQGFMPNGLGAVLATMLTTMFSFMGTEIVTIAAAESKDPGKQISKATNSVIWRICLFYLVSIFLVVAMVPWNDPALAEKGSYQTVLSLIGVPNAKLIVDIVVLIAVTSCLNSALYTSSRMLFSLSKRGDAPAIAQRTTKAGTPHWAVLLSTAAAFLCVFANFLAPAEVFEFLLASSGAIALLVYLVIAVSQLRMRAQREAKGEKISFKMWMFPGLTWATIAFIIAVLVVMALREDHRAEIIATAILSIGVVATGLLVHRKRGTAARVALDS, encoded by the coding sequence ATGAGCGGTAACAATTCCAATGACCTCGCTCAGGGGCTCAAGCAACGGCATGTGACCATGCTGTCCATCGCTGGCGTCATCGGCGCCGGCCTGTTCGTCGGTTCCGGCCACGCCATCGCTGCTGCCGGCCCTGCCGTGCTGCTGGCCTATGCCGCCGCGGGTACGTTGGTCGTGCTGGTGATGCGCATGCTCGGTGAGATGGCGGTCGCCTCGCCCGACACCGGCTCCTTCTCTACTTATGCCGACCGCGCCATCGGGCGTTGGGCCGGTTTCACCATTGGTTGGCTGTACTGGTGGTTCTGGGTATTGGTGATCCCGCTGGAAGCCAACGCCGCCGCGGCCATTCTCCACGCCTGGTTCCCGGCCGTGGACCTGTGGGCCTTCTCCCTGATCATCACCCTGGCCCTGACGGTCACCAACCTGTTCAGCGTGAAGAACTACGGTGAGTTCGAGTTCTGGTTCGCCCTGCTCAAAGTACTGGCGATCATCGGCTTCATCATCGTCGGTTGCGCCGCCATGTTCGGCATGGTGCCAAGCAGCCAGGTGAGCGGCATCAGCCACCTGTTCGACACCCAAGGCTTCATGCCCAACGGCCTGGGCGCCGTGCTGGCCACCATGCTGACCACCATGTTCTCGTTCATGGGTACCGAGATCGTCACCATCGCCGCCGCCGAATCGAAAGACCCAGGCAAGCAGATCAGCAAGGCCACCAACTCGGTGATCTGGCGTATCTGCCTGTTCTACCTGGTGTCGATCTTCCTGGTCGTGGCCATGGTGCCGTGGAACGATCCGGCTCTGGCCGAGAAAGGCTCCTACCAGACCGTCCTCAGCCTGATCGGCGTGCCGAATGCCAAGCTGATTGTCGACATCGTCGTGCTGATCGCCGTGACCAGCTGCCTGAACTCGGCGCTGTATACCTCTTCGCGCATGCTGTTCTCCCTGAGCAAGCGTGGCGACGCCCCAGCCATCGCCCAGCGCACCACCAAGGCGGGTACCCCGCACTGGGCCGTGCTGCTGTCCACTGCAGCGGCCTTCCTGTGCGTGTTCGCCAACTTCCTGGCCCCGGCCGAGGTGTTCGAGTTCCTGCTGGCCAGCTCCGGCGCCATCGCCCTGCTGGTGTACCTGGTAATCGCCGTGTCGCAACTGCGTATGCGTGCCCAGCGTGAAGCCAAGGGCGAGAAGATCTCGTTCAAGATGTGGATGTTCCCGGGCCTGACCTGGGCGACCATCGCCTTCATCATTGCCGTGTTGGTGGTGATGGCCCTGCGTGAAGATCACCGTGCCGAGATCATCGCCACTGCAATCCTGAGCATCGGTGTGGTTGCCACCGGCCTGCTGGTGCACCGCAAGCGCGGCACCGCCGCGCGGGTTGCGCTGGATAGCTGA
- a CDS encoding ABC transporter ATP-binding protein yields MAQATPALEIRNLHKRYGEQEILKGISLTARDGDVISILGSSGSGKSTLLRCINLLENPHQGEILVAGEALKLKAQKNGDLIAADNRQINRLRSEIGFVFQNFNLWPHMSILDNIIEAPRRVLGQSKAEAIEHAEALLNKVGIFDKRHSYPAQLSGGQQQRAAIARTLAMKPKVILFDEPTSALDPEMVQEVLNVIRALADEGRTMLLVTHEMNFARQVSSEVVFLHQGLVEEQGSPQQVFENPTSARCKQFMSSHR; encoded by the coding sequence ATGGCCCAGGCCACGCCCGCGCTGGAAATCCGCAACCTGCACAAACGCTACGGCGAGCAGGAAATTCTCAAGGGCATTTCGCTGACCGCGCGCGACGGTGACGTGATCTCCATCCTGGGGTCGTCCGGCTCCGGCAAGTCCACCTTGCTTCGCTGCATCAACCTGCTCGAGAACCCGCACCAGGGCGAGATCCTCGTCGCCGGCGAGGCACTCAAGCTCAAGGCGCAGAAGAACGGCGACCTGATCGCCGCCGACAACCGCCAGATCAACCGCCTGCGCAGCGAAATCGGTTTCGTCTTCCAGAATTTCAACCTGTGGCCGCACATGTCGATCCTCGACAACATCATCGAGGCACCACGCCGCGTGCTCGGCCAGAGCAAGGCCGAAGCCATCGAGCACGCCGAGGCACTGCTGAACAAGGTCGGCATCTTCGACAAGCGCCACAGCTACCCCGCGCAGCTTTCCGGTGGCCAGCAGCAGCGCGCCGCCATCGCCCGAACCCTGGCCATGAAGCCCAAGGTCATCCTGTTCGACGAACCCACCTCGGCGCTCGATCCGGAAATGGTCCAGGAAGTGCTTAACGTCATCCGCGCATTGGCCGACGAAGGCCGTACCATGCTGCTGGTGACGCACGAGATGAACTTTGCCCGCCAGGTGTCCAGTGAAGTGGTGTTCCTGCACCAGGGCCTGGTCGAAGAGCAGGGATCGCCGCAGCAGGTCTTCGAGAACCCGACCTCGGCGCGTTGCAAGCAATTCATGTCCAGCCACCGCTAA
- a CDS encoding ABC transporter substrate-binding protein: MQTYKKFFLAAAATLVMSANAMAAEKLRMGIEAAYPPFNNKDASGQVVGFDKDIGDALCAKMKVECEVVTSDWDGIIPALNAKKFDFIVSSLSITDERKQAVDFTDPYYSNKQQFIAPKKVDFKTDRASLKGKTIGTQRATQAATWLDDNGGLDGDFKVNLYDGQENAYLDLTSGRVDAILADKYANYDWLKSKAGQDYEFKGDPVNESDKVGIAVRKGDNELRNKLNAALKEIVADGTYKKINDKYFPFSIY, from the coding sequence ATGCAGACTTACAAGAAGTTCTTCCTGGCAGCTGCTGCCACGCTGGTGATGTCGGCCAACGCAATGGCCGCGGAAAAACTGCGCATGGGTATCGAAGCTGCCTACCCACCGTTCAACAACAAGGATGCCAGCGGCCAGGTCGTCGGCTTCGACAAGGACATCGGCGACGCCCTGTGCGCCAAGATGAAGGTCGAGTGCGAAGTGGTCACCTCCGACTGGGACGGCATCATCCCGGCCCTGAACGCCAAGAAGTTCGACTTCATCGTCTCGTCGCTGTCGATCACCGATGAGCGCAAGCAGGCGGTGGACTTCACCGACCCGTACTACTCGAACAAGCAGCAGTTCATCGCACCGAAGAAAGTCGACTTCAAGACCGACCGCGCCTCGCTCAAGGGCAAGACCATCGGCACCCAGCGCGCCACCCAGGCCGCGACCTGGCTGGACGACAACGGCGGCCTGGACGGCGACTTCAAGGTCAACCTCTATGATGGCCAGGAAAACGCCTACCTGGACCTGACCTCCGGCCGTGTCGACGCCATCCTCGCCGACAAGTACGCCAACTACGACTGGCTCAAGTCGAAGGCTGGCCAGGACTACGAGTTCAAGGGCGACCCGGTCAACGAAAGCGACAAGGTCGGCATTGCCGTGCGCAAGGGTGACAACGAGCTGCGTAACAAGCTCAATGCCGCACTGAAGGAAATCGTCGCCGACGGCACCTACAAGAAGATCAACGACAAGTACTTCCCGTTCAGCATCTATTGA
- a CDS encoding ABC transporter permease, translated as MNIDLHGFGPAMMAGTLMTVKLALCALLLGLVLGLLGALAKTSSVKPLQWLGGTYSTLVRGVPELLWVLLIYFGTVGLMNSLGALFNMPGLELSAFAAGVIALGLCFGAYATEVFRGAILAIPKGHREAGLALGLSKGRILSRIILPQMWRIALPGLGNLFMILMKDTALVSVIGLEEIMRHAQIGVTVTKEPFTFYAVAACIYLGLTVIAMTGMHFLEKRAARGFMRAE; from the coding sequence ATGAATATCGACCTGCACGGCTTCGGTCCGGCCATGATGGCCGGCACCCTGATGACGGTAAAACTGGCGCTCTGCGCCCTGCTGCTGGGGCTGGTCCTTGGGCTGCTCGGCGCCCTGGCCAAGACTTCTTCGGTCAAGCCGCTGCAATGGCTTGGCGGCACCTATTCGACACTGGTGCGCGGCGTACCCGAACTGCTCTGGGTACTGCTCATCTACTTCGGTACCGTCGGGCTGATGAACAGCCTCGGCGCACTCTTCAACATGCCAGGCCTGGAGCTCAGCGCCTTCGCCGCCGGCGTGATTGCCCTCGGCCTGTGCTTCGGCGCCTACGCCACGGAAGTGTTCCGCGGCGCGATCCTGGCCATCCCCAAGGGGCACCGTGAAGCGGGCCTGGCCCTCGGTTTGTCGAAAGGGCGCATCCTCTCGCGGATCATCCTGCCGCAGATGTGGCGCATCGCCCTGCCGGGCCTGGGCAACCTGTTCATGATCCTGATGAAGGACACCGCGCTGGTGTCGGTGATCGGCCTGGAGGAGATCATGCGCCACGCGCAGATCGGCGTGACCGTGACCAAGGAACCGTTCACCTTCTACGCGGTCGCCGCGTGCATCTACCTGGGCCTGACCGTCATCGCCATGACCGGCATGCACTTCCTGGAAAAGCGCGCCGCTCGCGGCTTCATGAGGGCCGAATAA
- a CDS encoding ABC transporter permease codes for MNWEVIIKWLPRLAQGATLTLELVAIAVIAGLILAIPLGIARSSRHWYVRALPYGYIFFFRGTPLLVQLFLVYYGLAQFDLVRDSSLWPYLRDPFWCTVLTMTLHTAAYIAEILRGALQAIPRGEIEAARALGMSRGKALFYIMLPRAARIGLPAYSNEVILMLKASALASTVTLLELTGMARTIIARTYLPVEIFFAAGVFYLLISFFLVQGFKLLERWLRVDASQGR; via the coding sequence ATGAACTGGGAAGTCATCATCAAGTGGCTGCCACGCCTGGCCCAGGGTGCGACCCTGACGCTGGAGCTGGTGGCCATCGCGGTCATCGCCGGACTGATCCTGGCCATTCCGCTGGGTATCGCGCGCTCTTCGCGGCACTGGTACGTGCGCGCCCTGCCCTACGGCTACATTTTCTTCTTCCGCGGCACCCCGCTGCTGGTGCAGCTGTTCCTGGTCTACTACGGCCTGGCGCAGTTCGACCTGGTGCGCGACAGCTCGCTGTGGCCATACCTGCGCGATCCGTTCTGGTGCACGGTGCTGACCATGACCCTGCACACTGCGGCCTACATCGCCGAGATCCTGCGCGGCGCGCTGCAGGCGATCCCCAGGGGCGAGATCGAAGCCGCCCGGGCGCTGGGCATGTCCCGCGGCAAGGCGCTGTTCTACATCATGCTGCCGCGCGCCGCGCGCATCGGCCTGCCGGCCTACAGCAACGAAGTGATCCTGATGCTCAAGGCCAGCGCCCTGGCCAGTACCGTGACGCTACTGGAGCTGACCGGCATGGCACGGACCATCATTGCCCGGACCTACCTGCCAGTGGAGATCTTCTTCGCCGCCGGGGTGTTCTACCTGCTGATCTCGTTCTTCCTGGTGCAGGGCTTCAAGCTGCTGGAGCGCTGGCTGCGCGTGGACGCCAGCCAAGGGCGTTGA
- a CDS encoding methyltransferase, producing MPTTPPLHDPHLLERFQALDHFLVEHQHLWRPRPFTHARMGWESEHPELSHWLRQRTLEQAEAAQQHPERLPAPAPFPQLAEQALHLAEVGELPYAGLHPASHRLDVNVPGRKWQQIEAFASRLAFAQPVQHWLDWCSGKGHLGRRLLQPGQQLTCLEYDVDLVNAGQALSDHHYLPATHVHQDVMAADSVQYLDGGKSAVALHACGDLHVRLLQAASQQGCQQIAVAPCCYNRIQGKHYHAMSAAALASTLALTQEDLGLPLSEAVTSSLRTRRQRDTSMARRLGFDLLQRQQRGVDDYLPTPSLPVSWLAKPFEQYCRDLADLKQMALSADPDWASLEAMGWQRLAQVRNLELVRNLFRRPLEMWLVLDRALFLQEQGYAVRVGLFCDYPLTPRNLLLLAERDGSPQQA from the coding sequence ATGCCGACCACGCCCCCACTCCACGACCCGCACCTGCTCGAGCGCTTCCAGGCCCTCGACCACTTCCTCGTCGAGCATCAGCACCTGTGGCGTCCACGCCCCTTCACGCACGCGCGAATGGGCTGGGAAAGCGAGCATCCCGAACTGTCCCACTGGCTACGCCAACGCACCCTGGAACAGGCCGAAGCCGCCCAGCAACATCCCGAGCGCCTCCCCGCCCCGGCCCCCTTTCCACAGCTGGCCGAGCAGGCCCTGCACCTGGCCGAGGTGGGCGAGTTGCCCTACGCCGGCCTGCACCCCGCCAGCCACCGCCTCGACGTCAACGTCCCCGGCCGCAAGTGGCAACAGATCGAAGCCTTCGCCAGCCGCCTGGCATTTGCGCAACCAGTGCAGCACTGGCTCGACTGGTGCTCAGGCAAAGGCCACCTGGGCCGTCGCCTGCTGCAGCCCGGCCAACAACTGACCTGCCTGGAGTACGACGTCGACCTGGTCAACGCGGGCCAGGCCCTGAGCGACCATCACTACCTGCCCGCCACCCATGTGCACCAGGACGTCATGGCGGCGGACAGTGTCCAGTACCTTGATGGCGGCAAAAGCGCAGTCGCCCTGCATGCCTGTGGCGACCTGCACGTGCGCCTGCTGCAAGCGGCCAGCCAACAGGGGTGCCAGCAGATCGCCGTGGCCCCCTGCTGCTACAACCGCATCCAGGGCAAGCATTACCATGCGATGTCGGCAGCCGCGCTGGCCTCGACCCTGGCTCTGACCCAGGAAGACCTGGGCCTGCCGCTGAGCGAGGCGGTGACCTCCAGCCTCAGGACACGCCGCCAGCGCGACACCTCCATGGCCCGCCGCCTGGGCTTCGACTTGCTGCAGCGCCAGCAACGCGGCGTGGACGACTACCTGCCGACCCCCTCGCTACCCGTCAGCTGGCTGGCAAAGCCCTTCGAGCAGTACTGCCGCGACCTGGCTGACCTCAAGCAGATGGCGCTGAGCGCAGATCCCGATTGGGCCAGCCTGGAGGCGATGGGATGGCAACGCCTGGCCCAGGTGCGCAACCTCGAGCTGGTGCGCAACCTGTTCCGACGACCGTTGGAGATGTGGCTGGTGCTCGACCGCGCACTGTTCCTGCAGGAGCAAGGCTACGCGGTACGCGTCGGCCTGTTCTGCGACTACCCCCTCACGCCACGCAACTTGCTACTGCTGGCCGAGCGCGACGGATCGCCGCAGCAGGCTTGA